One genomic region from Mastacembelus armatus chromosome 21, fMasArm1.2, whole genome shotgun sequence encodes:
- the LOC113123986 gene encoding rho GTPase-activating protein 6 — protein sequence MGDPLLQRNIKYLGDFTWNSVSGHSVGLKPVPLQSLSELERVRLQDVAFRRLLRDRDLGCHITIPKCGYKHKKLLRRTFDSLSKEKSKDKETVPQVFGIPLSQVISNDRTNKQRHDSPRVEHSDPTELMLSFLHLTSSFKRANKEFSSSTSSLSSASEPPNESSFLSPPDPRTRRRGGVSVDCITDLDDNQSRLLEALQLSLPEEAAGNRKKHHDKKLSLNPIYRQVPRVVDLCCQHLEKYGLQTVGIFRVGSSKKRVRQLREDFDQGWEVRLDEEHNIHDVAALLKEFLRDLPDPLLTRELYMAFINTILLDFSDQESAIQLLIFLLPPCNSDTLQRILCLLSTVVANAEDCLDNEGQKVTGNKMTSLNLATIFGPNLLHKQKNSDKEFAVQSFARAEESTAVISVVQRMISTYDTLFMVPPDLQNEVLMSLLETDPDVVDYLLRRKASQYCDPGLHRSEESFPVTERRLSEDSIKASSGEVSPYDNNSPVLSDRLLCKYPDDNSPLSDKVPRLSGQCKLSDHSKEGSGSTSPTLSIDKEPSTICDNDHFWNTWHELLNKDFMDNHVTGSPGGDVSESESCGSSEELSSPQGNSSLPIRTTQTSLGALECRPHLPVTRSSSGPHDQRGQTQAELLHQRLSGQSGAISVDNLTERTEHPVCPLLKVRTDNLPHLHYTGPLRETHISHSTHSLFKYHPDLQSPQQSQQSSGPQTVDTTDSSVPEPENGTGAPEWQTERLHMWQILSKGNADAMPETLV from the exons ATGGGGGATCCCCTTCTCCAGCGGAACATCAAGTATCTC GGTGACTTCACCTGGAACAGCGTGTCAGGACACAGCGTTGGCCTGAAGCCCGTCCCTCTGCAAAGCCTCTCAGAGTTGGAGAGGGTTCGTCTGCAGGATGTGGCCTTCAGGCGATTGCTTCGGGACCGCGACCTGGGCTGCCACATCACCATCCCTAAAT GTGGCTACAAGCACAAGAAGTTACTTAGGAGGACGTTTGATTCATTATCTAAAGAGAAGAGCAAAGACAAAG AGACCGTGCCCCAGGTGTTTGGCATACCGCTGTCACAGGTCATTTCCAATGACCGTACAAACAAACAGCGCCATGATTCCCCACGGGTGGAGCACAGTGACCCTACTGAATTGATGCTATCCTTCCTTCACCTCACCTCCAGCTTCAAAAGGGCAAACAAAGAGTTCTCCAGCAGCACCTCATCTCTTAGCTCCGCCTCTGAGCCACCAAATGAGTCATCTTTTCTAAGCCCACCAGACCCACGGACACGTAGGAGG GGTGGAGTGTCTGTGGATTGCATCACTGACCTTGATGATAACCAGTCTCGGCTCTTGGAGGCCCTCCAGCTGTCCCTGCCAGAAGAGGCAGCTGGCAACAGGAAGAAGCACCACGACAAAAAGCTCAGCCTTAACCCTATTTACAGACAGGTGCCCAGGGTAGTGGACCTCTGCTGCCAGCACCTAGAAAAATACG GTTTACAGACAGTTGGAATTTTCCGTGTTGGGAGTTCCAAGAAGAGAGTACGACAG CTTCGGGAGGATTTTGACCAGGGATGGGAGGTGCGCTTGGACGAAGAGCACAATATCCATGATGTGGCTGCGTTGCTGAAAGAATTCCTCAGAGACTTGCCCGACCCACTGCTGACAAGAGAACTCTACATGGCATTCATCAACACAATAC TGCTGGATTTTTCAGACCAAGAGAGTGCCATCCAGCTCTTGATATTTTTGCTTCCTCCCTGTAACAGCGACACACTGCAGCGCATCCTCTGCTTGTTGTCCACTGTGGTAGCAAATGCTGAAGACTGCCTGGACAATGAGGGGCAAAAG gtcacaGGAAACAAGATGACATCACTAAATTTAGCTACCATTTTTGGACCAAACCtcttacacaaacaaaagaactCAGACAAAGAGTTTGCTGTGCAGAGTTTTGCTCGTGCAGAAGAGAGCACAGCTGTCATCAGCGTGGTCCAAAGGATGATCAGCACATATGATACACTGTTTATG GTTCCCCCTGACCTGCAGAATGAGGTGCTGATGAGTTTGCTAGAAACAGATCCTGATGTTGTGGATTATTTACTCCGGAGGAAGGCCTCACAGTACTG CGATCCAGGGCTTCACAGGTCCGAAGAATCCTTCCCTGTAACTGAGAGACGCTTGTCTGAAGACTCCATCAAAGCATCCAGTGGAGAGGTGTCTCCCTATGACAACAACTCCCCTGTCTTGTCGGATCGACTGCTGTGTAAATACCCAGATGACAACAGTCCTCTGTCAGACAAGGTCCCCAGACTTTCTGGGCAGTGCAAACTCAGTGACCATTCCAAAGAAGGATCTGGCAGCACATCACCCACGCTTTCTATTGACAAAG agCCCTCAACAATTTGTGACAATGATCATTTCTGGAACACCTGGCATGAGCTGCTGAATAAGGATTTCATGGACAATCACGTCACTG GCTCCCCTGGAGGAGACGTGTCGGAATCTGAATCGTGTGGATCATCAGAGGAGCTGAGCAGTCCCCAAGGTAACAGCAGCCTGCCTATCAGGACAACACAAACCTCATTGGGTGCTTTGGAATGCAGACCACACCTCCCTGTGACTCGTAGCAGCAGCGGTCCTCATGACCAGAGAGGACAGACACAAGCAGAGTTATTACATCAAAGACTGAGTGGCCAATCAGGAGCCATTAGCGTGGACAACTTGACAGAAAGGACAGAACACCCTGTGTGTCCATTGCTTAAGGTCAGGACTGATAATTTGCCTCATCTTCACTACACTGGGCCACTGAGGGAGACCCATATTTCTCATTCCACACACTCTCTCTTCAAGTATCATCCTGACCTCCAATCACCACAACAGTCCCAGCAGAGCTCAGGCCCCCAGACTGTAGATACAACAGATTCCTCTGTGCCTGAACCAGAAAACGGCACTGGTGCACCAGAGTGGCAGACAGAGAGGTTGCATATGTGGCAGATACTATCCAAAGGAAACGCAGATGCCATGCCAGAAACCTTGGTCTGA